The following coding sequences lie in one Myxococcus xanthus genomic window:
- the glyQ gene encoding glycine--tRNA ligase subunit alpha, whose product MYFQDLIFTLQKHWADQGCINTQPYDVEVGAGTMAPYTFLRALGPEPWNVAYVQPSRRPADGRFGENPNRLFQHHQFQVILKPAPKNVQELYLESLRKIGIDPLEHDIRFVEDDWESPTLGAWGLGWEVWCDGMEVTQFTYFQQCGGFDCKPVSAELTYGLERICMYLQNVENVFDIEWVKGVKYREVFHPNEVEMSKYALQESDAQMLFALFDAYEKECKRLIERQLPLPAYDFALKCSHAFNLLDARGAISVTERANFIKRVRDNARLCAEGYLQMRERLGYPLLKSPWTVGEQLPVLEGKPASDYWKTVVLNKPVEKKQKAEVAHGA is encoded by the coding sequence ATGTATTTTCAGGACCTTATCTTCACGCTCCAGAAGCACTGGGCCGACCAGGGGTGCATCAACACGCAGCCCTACGATGTCGAGGTCGGCGCGGGCACGATGGCCCCGTACACCTTCCTGCGTGCCCTGGGCCCGGAACCCTGGAACGTGGCGTATGTGCAGCCCTCGCGGCGTCCCGCGGACGGCCGGTTCGGAGAGAATCCCAACCGCCTGTTCCAGCACCACCAGTTCCAGGTCATCCTCAAGCCGGCGCCGAAGAACGTCCAGGAGCTGTACCTGGAGTCGCTGCGGAAGATTGGCATCGACCCGTTGGAGCACGACATCCGGTTCGTCGAGGACGACTGGGAGTCGCCCACGCTCGGCGCCTGGGGTCTGGGCTGGGAAGTGTGGTGTGACGGAATGGAGGTGACGCAGTTCACCTACTTCCAGCAGTGCGGCGGCTTCGACTGCAAGCCCGTCTCCGCGGAGCTCACCTACGGGTTGGAGCGCATCTGCATGTACCTGCAGAACGTGGAGAACGTCTTCGACATCGAATGGGTCAAGGGCGTGAAGTACCGCGAGGTGTTCCACCCCAACGAGGTGGAGATGAGCAAGTACGCGCTCCAGGAGTCGGACGCGCAGATGCTCTTCGCGCTCTTCGACGCGTACGAGAAGGAGTGCAAGCGCCTCATCGAGCGCCAGTTGCCGCTGCCCGCGTACGACTTCGCGCTGAAGTGCTCGCACGCGTTCAACCTGCTGGACGCGCGCGGCGCCATCTCCGTCACGGAGCGCGCCAACTTCATCAAGCGCGTGCGCGACAACGCCAGGCTGTGCGCGGAGGGCTACCTCCAGATGCGTGAGCGGCTGGGCTACCCGCTGCTCAAGTCGCCGTGGACGGTGGGTGAGCAGCTCCCGGTGCTGGAGGGCAAGCCGGCCAGCGACTACTGGAAGACGGTCGTCCTCAACAAGCCCGTGGAGAAGAAGCAGAAGGCGGAGGTGGCCCATGGCGCGTGA
- a CDS encoding serine/threonine protein kinase, with translation MSMQGGAGDDPDRGRRIGKYEILTRLSIGGMAELFLAYTSGPGGFRKFVAVKQILPDIKKDEQFVQMFLDEARITAAFSHANIGQVFDLGEEGGELYLAMEFLPGQNLEQVVKASTRQGYPLPLGFVGRVIRDTCLGLHYAHHFTDPSGRPAVVVHRDVSPKNVMLTYDGVVKVIDFGIAKARGRLGRTQVGTVKGTSGYMSPEQVRGVATLDGRSDLFSVGVMLHELLSGQRLFSGPHEAAVMMQIVEADVPPLRGINPDVPEALEAVVTRALSRDVSQRFTNCREMARAIEAALGSELFDEDGMTAVMGDLFADKRQKTRTLLELASRAEDARVSEAAGALQQEDSADSAPTSQVPAPRARPGSPSARPSSAPKPVPQRRPAEGGVALRGPSVAGNGSAPKPAPQRRTSEAAPLSSRTPRGGQDSAPAARTPRPRPTARQEAPAESESFDEPSDLQTQRFRSRPQRPGADGERASGRSARPETSRASDTPVETPAARPPSRWASRLFLLFLLGGLGWAATLPAVRAQLRPGLEAAKAWVSAELNPPPAEDPANQPWPPQQAGPPPGFRRAEQESAPSEPSQAVAQAEQAAGGEEAVEGAPEAKAPTKAPPGRKVKEGASSPARWAATSKAEAEPVSAKAAPPAQASPPPREQAPRVAEAHPAAEPVTTVTQDPEGMAEVLDTSTAKGAAKAGLGWMTLYTVPRAAVFDGATELGTTPLKKFPLPVGVYRLRVVDPTGVESVSRLLSAPIKPGEETKIQIRLADLPPYKE, from the coding sequence ATGTCCATGCAGGGTGGCGCCGGTGACGATCCCGATCGGGGGCGGCGCATCGGGAAATACGAAATCCTCACGCGCCTCTCGATAGGGGGGATGGCGGAGCTGTTCCTGGCCTACACCTCGGGGCCTGGGGGATTTCGCAAGTTCGTCGCGGTGAAGCAGATTCTCCCGGACATCAAGAAGGACGAGCAATTCGTCCAGATGTTCCTGGACGAGGCGCGCATCACCGCGGCCTTCTCGCACGCGAACATCGGTCAGGTGTTCGACCTGGGCGAGGAGGGCGGCGAGCTGTACCTCGCCATGGAGTTCCTGCCCGGGCAGAACCTGGAGCAGGTGGTGAAGGCCTCCACGCGCCAGGGCTACCCGTTGCCGCTCGGCTTCGTCGGGCGGGTGATTCGGGATACCTGCCTGGGTCTGCACTACGCGCACCACTTCACGGACCCGTCGGGCCGGCCCGCGGTGGTGGTGCACCGCGACGTGTCTCCGAAGAACGTGATGCTCACCTACGACGGCGTCGTGAAGGTGATCGACTTCGGCATCGCCAAGGCGCGCGGACGGTTGGGCCGCACGCAGGTGGGGACGGTGAAGGGGACCAGTGGCTACATGTCCCCGGAGCAGGTGCGAGGCGTGGCCACCCTGGATGGCCGCAGTGACTTGTTCTCCGTGGGTGTCATGCTGCACGAACTGCTGAGTGGCCAGCGGTTGTTCAGCGGGCCGCACGAAGCGGCGGTGATGATGCAGATCGTGGAGGCCGACGTGCCTCCGCTGCGCGGCATCAACCCGGACGTCCCCGAAGCCTTGGAAGCCGTGGTGACGCGAGCGCTGTCCCGGGACGTGTCCCAGCGCTTCACCAACTGCCGGGAGATGGCGCGCGCCATTGAGGCGGCGCTCGGCTCGGAGCTCTTCGACGAGGACGGCATGACCGCCGTCATGGGCGACCTCTTCGCCGACAAGCGCCAGAAGACGCGCACGTTGTTGGAGCTGGCCAGCCGCGCGGAGGATGCCCGCGTCAGCGAGGCGGCGGGTGCCCTCCAGCAGGAGGACAGCGCCGACTCCGCCCCCACGTCGCAGGTACCGGCCCCGCGCGCCCGGCCTGGTTCGCCCTCGGCTCGGCCCTCGAGCGCGCCCAAGCCTGTGCCCCAGCGCCGTCCGGCGGAGGGCGGCGTGGCTTTGCGTGGCCCCTCAGTCGCCGGCAACGGGAGCGCGCCCAAGCCTGCCCCCCAGCGCCGGACCAGTGAGGCGGCTCCTCTATCTTCGCGCACACCGCGCGGAGGTCAGGACAGCGCGCCGGCCGCGCGTACACCTCGGCCGCGGCCCACTGCCCGGCAGGAGGCCCCGGCCGAGTCCGAATCCTTCGACGAGCCGAGCGATCTCCAGACGCAGCGCTTCCGTTCCCGGCCCCAGCGGCCCGGCGCGGACGGTGAGCGGGCCTCCGGACGGTCGGCGCGCCCCGAGACGTCCCGGGCCTCGGACACGCCGGTGGAGACGCCCGCCGCCCGTCCGCCGTCGCGCTGGGCCAGTCGGCTCTTCCTGCTCTTCCTGCTGGGAGGCCTCGGTTGGGCTGCGACGCTGCCCGCCGTGCGCGCGCAGCTCCGGCCGGGCCTCGAAGCCGCCAAGGCGTGGGTGAGCGCGGAGCTGAATCCGCCGCCGGCGGAGGACCCCGCGAACCAGCCCTGGCCACCGCAGCAGGCGGGCCCGCCGCCGGGCTTCCGTCGGGCCGAGCAGGAATCGGCACCTTCCGAGCCTTCCCAGGCTGTCGCCCAGGCCGAGCAGGCCGCTGGTGGCGAGGAGGCGGTGGAAGGCGCGCCTGAAGCCAAGGCTCCGACGAAGGCCCCGCCCGGGCGGAAGGTGAAGGAAGGCGCCTCTTCGCCGGCGCGGTGGGCGGCCACCTCCAAGGCAGAGGCCGAACCTGTCAGTGCCAAGGCCGCGCCGCCCGCGCAGGCCAGCCCACCTCCGCGTGAGCAGGCGCCTCGCGTGGCGGAGGCCCATCCAGCGGCCGAGCCCGTCACCACGGTGACGCAGGATCCCGAGGGAATGGCGGAGGTGTTGGACACCAGCACGGCGAAGGGGGCCGCGAAGGCGGGCCTGGGGTGGATGACCCTCTACACGGTGCCGCGGGCGGCCGTGTTCGACGGCGCCACGGAGCTGGGCACCACGCCCCTGAAGAAATTCCCGCTGCCCGTGGGGGTCTACCGCCTGCGCGTGGTGGACCCGACGGGGGTGGAGTCGGTGAGCCGGCTCCTGTCGGCTCCCATCAAGCCGGGCGAGGAGACGAAGATTCAAATCCGGCTGGCGGATCTCCCACCGTACAAGGAGTGA
- a CDS encoding serine/threonine-protein kinase: protein MASGDEEALYGEELGVGALVSDWLVEQVHYRGPVSTLYRARHVRTGAPAALKVLLPQPSDVALRRFHREAETLQRLRHPHIVDVLGYGTLADGRPFIAMEWLEGRDLAAELASRGPLSPGEALEVLEQVGGALRTAHQAGVVHRDLKAQNVVRMCTGGGAPRVKLVDFGVAKGLTPDAPGASTLTLTGVSLGTPLSMAPEQIRGEPPDARTDLYAMGVLLFQLVTGQPPFQGATRHEVEDLHLNAPPPRPSERAPVPAGLDAVVLRSMGKRREDRYPDIDAWIDALRRAVKGSPTEDQPTLAVALYAEARLHGAVEPSSLERLDALLERVGGAARSAGLDVRLEGSGCLLAFAPLPPEAGAEQAARARVLHAALALVEFVAASEAPRPVDLAITVHVAELPREDGGGGLLHLPGWVAEPPGTELVATARALEGLETGFLATPVSAAGLGCWRVSRPR from the coding sequence ATGGCGTCGGGTGACGAAGAGGCCCTCTATGGCGAGGAGCTGGGTGTCGGCGCCCTGGTATCGGACTGGCTGGTGGAGCAGGTCCATTACCGGGGGCCTGTCTCCACGCTCTACCGTGCCCGACATGTCCGCACGGGGGCTCCCGCGGCGCTGAAGGTCCTGCTCCCGCAGCCCTCGGACGTCGCCCTGCGGCGCTTCCATCGGGAGGCGGAGACCCTCCAGCGGTTGCGCCATCCGCACATCGTCGACGTGCTTGGCTACGGCACGCTCGCGGACGGGCGGCCCTTCATCGCGATGGAGTGGTTGGAGGGGAGGGACCTCGCGGCGGAGCTGGCTTCGCGCGGGCCGCTGTCGCCGGGAGAGGCGCTGGAGGTGCTGGAGCAGGTGGGCGGCGCGCTGCGCACCGCGCACCAGGCCGGTGTCGTGCACCGGGACTTGAAGGCCCAGAACGTGGTGCGCATGTGCACGGGCGGTGGAGCGCCGCGCGTGAAGCTGGTGGACTTCGGCGTCGCGAAGGGGCTGACGCCGGATGCGCCGGGCGCGTCCACTCTCACGCTGACGGGCGTCTCCCTGGGAACGCCGTTGTCCATGGCGCCCGAGCAGATTCGCGGCGAGCCGCCCGACGCCCGCACGGACCTGTACGCGATGGGCGTGCTGCTCTTCCAACTCGTCACCGGGCAGCCGCCCTTTCAGGGCGCCACCCGGCACGAGGTGGAGGACCTGCACCTGAATGCGCCGCCTCCTCGGCCCAGTGAGCGCGCCCCGGTGCCTGCCGGGCTGGATGCCGTGGTGCTGCGCAGCATGGGGAAGCGGCGCGAGGACCGATACCCGGACATCGATGCCTGGATCGACGCGCTCCGGCGCGCGGTGAAGGGCAGTCCCACGGAGGACCAGCCCACGCTCGCCGTGGCGCTGTACGCGGAAGCCCGGCTCCACGGCGCGGTGGAACCTTCGTCCTTGGAGCGGCTGGATGCGTTGCTGGAGCGCGTGGGGGGAGCCGCGCGCTCCGCGGGGCTGGACGTGCGGCTGGAGGGGAGCGGTTGCCTGCTGGCCTTCGCGCCGCTGCCGCCGGAAGCAGGGGCGGAGCAGGCCGCGCGAGCGCGAGTGCTGCACGCCGCGCTGGCCCTGGTGGAGTTCGTGGCGGCGAGCGAGGCGCCGCGCCCGGTGGACCTGGCCATCACCGTTCACGTCGCGGAGCTGCCTCGCGAGGACGGCGGCGGCGGGTTGTTGCACCTGCCGGGCTGGGTCGCGGAGCCACCAGGAACGGAACTGGTGGCGACCGCGCGTGCGCTCGAGGGCCTGGAAACGGGCTTCCTGGCGACACCCGTGTCCGCCGCGGGACTGGGGTGCTGGCGCGTCAGCCGCCCGCGGTGA
- a CDS encoding sigma 54-interacting transcriptional regulator, translating into MEVEGGSDTPLHVTLPYEHARRGYDASTVRRFRLTVAEGPNMGTTWESTGDTCSVGSHPLNDFAVEDSTVSRFHCEVRIGPRGPQVKDLDSLNGVIVDGVQVVEGVLRSGSLLRLGRVVLRFDFSAENNRLPLSENSRFGTLVGASVAMRGCFAMMERAAGRDVTVLLEGETGTGKSQAALAIHQASPRRDAPFLIVDCGAIPAHLLESELFGHEKGAFTGAVQRRAGVFEEADGGTVFLDEIGELPPELQPKLLRVLENREIRRVGSNTYQPVNVRLIAATHRDLRAEVNAGRFRSDLFFRLAVLRLLLPPLRQRPEDLPMLVEGILDLLGADRERTAALRTQDFLARLRHAAWPGNVRELRNYLERCLVFEEAVELSEEEAHRSGPPEVDPSQPYADQRRHVVDDFERRYLRALLEKHQGKVAQAAVTAGMDRVHLYRLLRRHGIKP; encoded by the coding sequence ATGGAAGTCGAAGGTGGGAGTGACACGCCGCTGCACGTCACGCTGCCCTACGAGCACGCACGCCGGGGCTATGACGCCTCCACGGTGCGCCGGTTCCGGCTCACGGTAGCGGAAGGCCCGAACATGGGGACGACGTGGGAGTCCACGGGTGACACCTGCTCGGTGGGCTCGCACCCGCTGAACGACTTCGCCGTGGAGGACTCCACGGTGTCCCGGTTCCACTGCGAGGTGCGCATCGGGCCTCGGGGCCCCCAGGTGAAGGACCTGGACAGCCTCAACGGCGTCATCGTCGACGGCGTGCAGGTGGTGGAGGGCGTGCTGCGCAGTGGCAGCCTGTTGCGCCTGGGCCGCGTGGTGCTGCGCTTCGACTTCAGCGCGGAGAACAACCGCCTGCCGCTGTCGGAGAACTCGCGCTTCGGCACGCTGGTGGGCGCCTCCGTGGCCATGCGGGGCTGCTTCGCGATGATGGAGCGCGCGGCGGGCCGCGACGTGACGGTGCTGCTCGAAGGCGAGACGGGCACCGGCAAGAGCCAGGCCGCGCTGGCCATCCACCAGGCCAGTCCCCGGCGTGACGCCCCCTTCCTCATCGTGGACTGCGGCGCCATCCCCGCGCACCTGCTGGAGAGCGAGCTGTTCGGCCACGAGAAGGGCGCGTTCACCGGCGCCGTCCAGCGGCGCGCGGGCGTCTTCGAGGAAGCCGACGGAGGCACCGTCTTCCTGGACGAGATTGGCGAGCTGCCTCCGGAACTGCAGCCCAAGCTGCTGCGCGTGCTGGAGAACCGCGAGATTCGCCGCGTGGGCAGCAACACGTATCAGCCGGTGAACGTGCGCCTCATCGCCGCCACGCACCGGGACCTCCGCGCGGAGGTCAACGCGGGCCGGTTCCGCTCCGACCTCTTCTTCCGGCTCGCGGTGCTGCGCTTGCTGCTTCCGCCACTGCGTCAGCGTCCGGAGGACCTGCCCATGTTGGTGGAAGGCATCCTCGACCTGCTCGGCGCGGACCGCGAGCGCACGGCCGCGCTGCGCACGCAGGACTTCCTGGCCAGGCTGCGGCACGCGGCGTGGCCCGGCAACGTGCGCGAGCTGCGCAACTACCTGGAGCGATGCCTCGTCTTCGAGGAAGCAGTAGAGCTCTCCGAGGAAGAGGCCCACCGCTCCGGCCCACCCGAGGTGGACCCCTCGCAGCCGTACGCCGACCAACGCCGTCACGTCGTCGACGACTTCGAGCGCCGCTACCTGCGCGCGCTCCTGGAGAAGCACCAGGGCAAGGTGGCCCAGGCCGCCGTCACCGCTGGCATGGACCGCGTCCACCTCTACCGCCTGCTGCGACGCCACGGCATCAAGCCGTGA
- a CDS encoding cyclic nucleotide-binding domain-containing protein, whose protein sequence is MSESAGGQGEGSGRLRTPVEGALRAVRSLVELEDTDRAAQLYEELGDAQRERIRHEAERGPAKERRGFVEVLRRARDFLGAARLMDGQGEDATAGDLYFQSGKYMAAAESYLRAGEAERAAAAFERGGALERALAIYREMGSREAMAQCLVRLDRPFEAATLYQELGQAHAEVEALGGVRAEDPRFVEAVLRICQLLDAEGFTHRALAVLADAVSSSEEARGDPALVTEKARLLRRMGMEAEAEAMLIRRSGGASAPAANGYRFLKDIPIFGELSLEDMKDLYRLARQVVIAPGAVLLEKGAPGVGLFVLMDGSVDVFSGPEEDARHLNTLGPGAYLGEISLVQDGPVSAHVRARTSVRALRISRVDFERFVDTHEAAALRIYRLFTQNLAGRVRALST, encoded by the coding sequence ATGTCAGAGTCAGCAGGTGGCCAGGGCGAGGGGAGCGGGCGACTGCGCACGCCCGTGGAGGGTGCCCTCCGCGCGGTGCGCTCTCTGGTCGAGTTGGAGGACACGGACCGGGCGGCACAGCTCTACGAGGAGCTGGGCGATGCGCAGCGCGAGCGCATCCGTCACGAAGCTGAACGGGGACCGGCGAAGGAGCGCCGTGGCTTCGTCGAGGTGCTGCGGCGCGCGCGGGACTTCCTGGGCGCGGCACGGCTGATGGATGGTCAGGGCGAGGACGCCACCGCCGGGGACCTCTACTTCCAGAGTGGCAAGTACATGGCCGCCGCGGAGAGCTACCTCCGCGCGGGTGAGGCCGAGCGCGCCGCCGCCGCCTTCGAGCGAGGTGGTGCGCTGGAACGCGCGCTGGCCATCTATCGGGAGATGGGCTCGCGCGAAGCCATGGCGCAGTGCCTGGTGCGCCTGGACCGTCCCTTCGAGGCGGCCACGCTCTACCAGGAGCTGGGGCAGGCGCACGCGGAGGTGGAGGCGCTCGGAGGCGTGCGCGCGGAGGACCCGCGCTTCGTGGAGGCGGTGCTGCGCATCTGCCAGTTGCTGGACGCGGAGGGCTTCACGCACCGGGCGCTGGCGGTGCTCGCGGACGCGGTGAGCAGCTCGGAGGAAGCGCGCGGGGACCCGGCGCTGGTGACGGAGAAGGCCCGGCTGCTGCGCCGCATGGGGATGGAGGCGGAAGCGGAGGCCATGCTCATCCGCCGTTCCGGAGGCGCGTCGGCGCCCGCGGCGAACGGGTACCGGTTCCTCAAGGACATCCCCATCTTCGGTGAGCTTTCCCTGGAGGACATGAAGGACCTCTACCGGCTGGCGCGTCAGGTCGTCATCGCGCCCGGCGCCGTATTGCTGGAGAAGGGCGCGCCCGGCGTGGGGCTCTTCGTCCTGATGGACGGCTCCGTGGACGTCTTCAGCGGACCCGAGGAGGACGCCCGGCACCTCAACACGTTGGGGCCAGGGGCGTACCTGGGGGAAATCTCCCTGGTGCAGGACGGGCCCGTGTCCGCCCATGTCCGTGCGCGGACCTCCGTGCGGGCGCTGCGCATCAGCCGTGTCGACTTCGAACGCTTCGTGGATACGCACGAGGCGGCGGCGCTGCGCATCTACCGCCTCTTCACCCAGAACCTCGCGGGCCGGGTGCGTGCGCTGAGCACCTGA
- a CDS encoding PAS domain-containing sensor histidine kinase, whose product MEDTNGCPGRARRVAYSGQGESKQDTADQLRLLIESVTDHAILTLDLDGYVASWNPGAERIKGYRADEILGQHFSRFYPPEAVARNRPRHGLDVATREGRFEEDGWRVRKDGSRFWANVVITALYDETGQLRGFGKVTRDFTARYQAQEQREMERLREALRIRDDFLSVASHELRTPLTPLQLKLTAMRRAVGSAPGGMLPSERVERDLDVAVRQVRKLVELVDDLLDVSRISVGQLTLERVPADLATLLREVIARYLPQASQLGSIVELDAPEPVQGEWDIRRVEQVMTNLLSNALKYGGGKPIHVSLRAEGGMALLNVRDEGIGIAPEALPHVFDRFMRAVSGRNYSGLGLGLFITHQVVSAHGGDIQVSSVPEKGSTFSVRLPLGPT is encoded by the coding sequence ATGGAAGACACCAACGGCTGCCCCGGACGTGCCAGGCGCGTCGCATACTCCGGGCAAGGCGAATCCAAGCAGGACACCGCGGACCAGCTCCGGCTGTTGATTGAGAGCGTCACTGACCATGCCATCCTGACGCTCGACCTGGATGGGTACGTAGCGAGCTGGAACCCGGGCGCCGAGCGCATCAAGGGCTACCGCGCGGACGAAATCCTGGGGCAGCACTTCAGCCGCTTCTATCCGCCCGAAGCCGTGGCGCGGAACCGGCCGCGGCACGGGCTCGACGTGGCGACGCGTGAGGGCCGCTTCGAGGAGGACGGCTGGCGCGTCCGCAAGGACGGCAGCCGCTTCTGGGCCAACGTCGTCATCACGGCGCTGTATGACGAAACAGGGCAGCTGCGCGGCTTCGGCAAGGTGACGCGCGACTTTACCGCCCGCTACCAGGCCCAGGAGCAACGGGAGATGGAGCGCCTACGGGAGGCGCTTCGCATCCGTGACGACTTCCTGTCCGTGGCGTCCCACGAGCTGCGCACCCCACTCACCCCGCTGCAACTGAAGCTGACGGCCATGCGCCGCGCCGTCGGCAGCGCCCCGGGAGGCATGCTGCCGAGCGAGCGCGTGGAGCGCGACCTCGACGTCGCCGTCCGCCAGGTGCGCAAGCTGGTGGAGCTGGTGGACGACCTGCTTGACGTGTCACGCATCAGCGTGGGCCAGCTGACCCTGGAGCGCGTGCCCGCGGACCTCGCGACGCTGCTTCGAGAGGTCATCGCCCGCTACCTGCCACAAGCCAGCCAGCTCGGCAGCATCGTGGAACTGGACGCGCCGGAGCCCGTGCAAGGCGAATGGGACATCCGCCGGGTGGAGCAGGTGATGACCAACCTCCTCTCCAACGCGCTCAAGTACGGAGGGGGCAAGCCGATTCACGTCAGCCTGCGCGCGGAAGGCGGCATGGCGCTGCTGAACGTTCGCGACGAGGGCATCGGCATCGCACCGGAAGCGCTGCCCCACGTCTTTGACCGGTTCATGCGAGCCGTGTCCGGCCGCAACTACAGTGGCCTGGGGCTCGGCCTCTTCATCACCCACCAGGTCGTTTCGGCGCACGGGGGCGACATCCAGGTGTCCAGCGTGCCGGAAAAAGGGAGCACGTTCAGCGTCCGGCTCCCGCTCGGCCCCACGTAG
- a CDS encoding MmcQ/YjbR family DNA-binding protein, whose product MATRGRRRAMRGGGTQGLTFDAVRALVLALPGMEEGTSFGTPAFRVRKKFIARFHEDGESLVVKVEPGVRDVLMQAEPDSCYITEHYAGYPEYLLVRVAAARPALVRQLLEDAWRRNASQRQLAERARDAD is encoded by the coding sequence ATGGCGACACGGGGTAGGCGCCGCGCGATGCGCGGTGGTGGTACGCAAGGGCTGACGTTCGACGCGGTGCGCGCGCTGGTGCTGGCCCTACCGGGGATGGAGGAGGGCACATCCTTCGGGACGCCCGCGTTCCGCGTGCGCAAGAAGTTCATCGCCCGCTTCCACGAGGATGGTGAGTCGCTGGTGGTGAAGGTGGAGCCCGGCGTGCGGGACGTCCTCATGCAGGCCGAGCCGGACAGTTGCTACATCACCGAACATTACGCGGGGTACCCCGAGTACCTGCTCGTGCGCGTTGCCGCGGCGCGTCCGGCGCTGGTCCGCCAGCTGTTGGAGGACGCGTGGCGGAGGAATGCCTCCCAGCGGCAACTGGCGGAGCGGGCGCGGGACGCGGACTGA